The following nucleotide sequence is from Psychroflexus torquis ATCC 700755.
ATAATCTAGTTTGTTGAGAATCACCACCTATTGCTTGAGAAGCTTCATTGTAATTTACTTCATTCAAGTTTTGTTCATTAATAGGGTAAGTATATCTTAATGGTACTGGATTTCCAGTTGACCCTGGAAGGTTGAGAGTTGGTTCATCATATTTTCTCCAAACAGACCATCCTTCTATAGGGTTATCAAACATAGCTATCCAGAATTGTGTTCCTATCAAAGCATTAGAATTTGCAGAATCATAAGAAACATCTGGTCGACTCAAATAGTCATCTATTGCAACTTGATCATCAATTCCTGCGTAATTCATAGAAGCTGTTACACCATTTTCATAGTGAGTTAAAACATCTCCAAATACAGCATAATTAAGATCTGAGGAAGTTGCAGTTGCTAAATGAAATGAAACCTCTGCAAAATCCATTAAAATTCCTGGGTGGGTTGGGTCTAAAAAGCTTTCTCCCACATGAGTTGAACTAGAATAAGGATTTTGAGAGCCGTAGATACCGCCTTCATAAACTCCAGCTCCAAGATTTTCATCAAAATAATACATACGTCTTGGATCTTCCAAACCGTTCATTATATCAACAAGTGTATTGGCTGCGACATAGTCAGAACGACCACTTTGTACTAAGTCCTCCCATAATGGATTTGTATTAGGGGGTGAACTTTGATAGACAATAATGGCATTATCTTGATTACCAGTAAAGACACCATTGCTTGCTGCATCCTCAGCAGCACTCTTGGATAAACTAGAATTACTATCAGAAATTCTCATCGCCAACCTTAACTGTAATGAGTTACTGAATTTATTCCACTTACTCATGTCCCCACCAAATATGACATCTGCTCCAGCAAAGCCTTGTCCTGAGCTTAACAATGTTCTTGCATTTTGTAGTCTTTGTATAAGATCTACATAAATGGTTCCTGCATCGTCATAAGCTGGTAATGTAATAGTTTCAGCTTGTAAAGCTTCTGTATAAGGAATATCAGAAAAAGTGTCCACTAGAACTTGCCAAGCATAAACTTGTAACACTTCTATTTGACCTAAGCGAGCATCTTTCTCTCCTTGAGAAAGATCGCTGTTTTCATTGATATAATCTTTGGCATCATCTAAGTCCAACAATACATCTCTATATATTTCAGACCATTGAGATTGTGGAACGTTACGATTAGTCAAATCATAATTTGGCTCATCGACATAAGTTGTAGCCGTAAGGTACTGACTTATAAATCTAAATACATTAATATTTACATTTGGACTAGCCATAAAGTCCCCTAAACTTATTGTAGCAGATGTAAACAAAAATTCTTCTGAAGCTTCTGTTGGGTTTTTAGGGTCTTGATTTAGCCTCTCATATTTTTCATCATCGGAGCACGATGTGAAGAGGCAAACCATTATAAAAGTTATTAAATATTTTTTCATTTTGTTTTTGTTTAAAAATTAAACTTAAGATTCATACCATACTGCTGCATAGCTGGGTAAGCACCAGATTGGTAGCCTTGGATATTTCCAGAACTTAATCCAGCTTCAGGATCTGAATATGGCATATTCTTATCAATTATCCATAAGTTTCTACCAATAATTGAAAGCGAAGCACCAGTGAATGGTAATTTTTCTAAAACTTTATCACCAAAACTATACGTTAAGTTCAATTCTCTCAATTTAATGTACGATGCATCATAAACATGCCCTTTATTAGCGTCACGAGCATAACCGTAAGGATTTGCATAAGTGTCGAAAGGAACTCTTGTTTGGTTTTGAGAACCATCAGCATTAACGCCTGGTAAAATTATACCACCACTATCAGCTCCACTTGTTAAAGGGGCTCTCATCTCGTTGCCTAAGTCATTTATACCAGCTGTTCTATCATAAACACCAGTAGCCATTCCATACCAAGTATCGAGAGAGAAGATATCTCCGCCTTCTTGTATATCGATCAAAAAGCTAAATCTGAAATTCTTGTAAGTAAAAGTGTTAGTAATACCTGCATTCCAGTCTGGCTGTATGTTTCCAATTATTTCATTATTTGATGACGTCGTTTCGTAATAACCACTGCTATTAACAGTTTTACTACCACTAGCATCATATACATAATCAGTTCCTCTTATGGTCCCATATGGTTCACCTGGTGCAGCATTTATAGAGATACCTCCTTGAAGGCTTGCCAATTGAAGGTTGTCTATACCATCTGTTAGACTTATTACTTTATTTCTATTTCTAGACCAGTTTACACTAACATTCCAACTAAAGGCATCCAGTTCCAGAGGTGTTGCGCTAAGTAAAACCTCAAGACCTTTGTTTTCAATTTCACCTGCATTAAGTAATTTTCTTGTGTATCCAGTAGCATTAGACACAGGAACCGGTGTAATTTGGTCTTCTGTTCGTGTTCTATAATACGTAAAATCTAAATTCAGCCTATTATCTAAAAAGCTTGCTTCTAGACCAACTTCAAAAGACTTTGAAGTTTCAGACTTCAATTCAAGATTATTCAGTGTACTATTCAAACTTGCTATACCTTGACCATTAAATGGTGTAGATATTACATAGGTGTTGAAAACATCATAAGGGTCTGTCGCACTACCTACCTGAGCATAGTTTGCTCTCAATTTTGCAAAACTTAACCAGTCTTTCTCTATAATGTTTGAAAGTAAAACACTAGTTGAGATTGAAGGATAAAAATATGTATTATCTGCCTTTGGGAGTGTAGATGAACGATCTCTCCTCACAGTGGCTTCCAAATAGTAAGTGTCTTTATAACCTAAACTTCCTCTGGCAAATAAACCATCAACCATCTGGTCCGCTTCGTATTCAAGTGGTGGTTGTAGAGGGTCTTTACTGTTGCTCAGAGCATAAAAACCAGCAGCATTTAAACCCCCGTTGGTAGATGCTCTAATAAAAGTTTGTTCGTTTCTTCTAAGGTTGAAACCAATATTACCGTCAAGATTTAAATCATCATTTAAATCTTTATTGAAATTTAATATTAAATCGTAATTATATTCAGCAACTCTGTTGTCAAATCTCGAGTATCTAGAGACACCAACCGATCCTACATTCTTACGCTCTTCTTGTAACTCGCTATAAGTATCGAAGGTAAAACGACCTAATACACTAAACACATCATTGATTTCATAATTTAAATTAACGTTACCAAAATAACGATTACGAGTATCGGTCTGAAAATTTTCGTATCTTGTAAAGTACGGGTTATCAGTATATATAGGTGTTAAGTTATCAGGTCCATTAGGATTCCAGGTTATATTTCTTCCTGTTTCAAAATAGGCATCACGTTGCTTATAAAGGTCAACATTAGATTGATTCCATTGTCTAAAGGATTGCATGACATTCAAATCATCATAACCTGTTCCATATCTACCTTTACCATCAGTTTTAATGAAATTAACATTAGAAGCTACCTTGAGTTTGTCTGATAAATCATGAGATCCAGAAAATTTAATATTGTTTCTCTTAATACTACTATTCGGAAGGCTACCTTCTTGATCTAGGTTAGTAAAACCGACTCTGTAAGTACTTTTGTCAGTTCCCCCATCTAAAGCCACGGAATTAATCATAGTGTACCCTGTCTCCCATATGTCATTTGGAGTCTTATCTGCAGCTACCCATGGAGATGCTTGCTGGTAAGTATCCAATCCTGGATATATAGAATTCCACTGGTAGATCATTCGATCTGGGTCGAATGCTGCACCAAAAGAGGCGTCCTCTGTGAAAGGAGTTGTTTCATCTAAAACACCATCGCCGTTGATATCACTCAAATTGAAATAGCCATCCTCAGATTGATAATATGGACCATAACCTGCACCATATTTTTGTTGATACTTTGGTAATGTACTTTCGTCTGCATTTGAAAACATAACAGAAGATCTAATACTTACTCCAAGACCTTTGTTTTTCGATCCCCTTTTAGTTTCAATAATTATGACACCATTCGCAGCACGCTCTCCATATAAGGCTGATGCAGCTGCACCACGTAAAACATTAATAGATTTGATGTCATCAGGATTGATATCAGATGCTGCATTACCATAATCAAAACCTCCTTGTCCTGATCTCTGTCCACCAGTGTTTGAATTTTGGTTAATGATAGGTGTCCCATCTACAACAAATAAAGCCTGGTTGCTACCCGTTAAAGAGGCATTACCTCTTATGACAACGTTAGTTGAACCACCCATAGTTCCAGATGATTTTACTTGAAGCCCAGCGACTTTTCCAGATAGAGCATTCGTAAAATTCTGTGTTGCTACATCAGATACTTCATCTCCATCGAGTTCTTGAGTTGCATAACCCAAAGATTTTTTCTCTCTTTTGATGCCTAAAGCAGTTACAACCACTTCATCAAGTTGTCCAGTATCATTCTGTAATGTTACTTGAAAAGAAGATTGACTACCTACAGCCACCCTCTGTTCCTTCATTCCTAAATAAGAAAACACAAGAACAGCCTCTTGTCCCACTTCGATAGAGAAATTTCCATCAAAATTAGTTTGAGTACCATTACTTGTTCCATCTTCTATTACGTTTACGCCTGGTAGGGGTAAACCACTGTTGTCTACAACAGTTCCTGTCACTTCTTGACTTTGCGCAAAACCTACATGTGAGATTAAAGCGAAAAGGAATAAGAAGATCCAATTTACATTTTGTTTCATTTGTTAATAATTTTTATTTGTTAGAATTAGCCGCGACGAAACTAAGGGTTAACCAAAAACTTAACAAATTGATAACGTTAAATTTGCATAATTTTATAAAATAAAGTCTGAAAATTGAGTCATTACTCTGTAAGTTAATGACTTACACTCTTACCTGAATACGGACTATTCTAGTTTTAAAGAAAAAAAATTGGAATATAAGGCAAAGCTTTGGTATTCAATATCGGTAAGGGCGTAGCCAATTTGAAAACCTTTATACCAAAATCCTACTTCAATTAAGCTGGAAACCAATGTTAATTATCTCATCAATAATTGATTAGAGTTTTTGAAAATTACTGACGCCACCTCTTAAGTAAACAAAATTTATATAGTCAACTTCAAAATCGAAACCAAAACCATAACCGGGGTAGCACTTATAGATTCAGAGGAAATAATATCATTGGTTTCTGCAAAGCGAAAGTCCATATTAAATGACATAGTAAGATCCAAATCTTTGTGAATACTGTTGGTTTTAGAAATTCCAAGTTGAAGTTTTGGCAGTCTGATTTCAGTTGTCTCAGCTGTGGTTTGGTTCATCAATGGCGCCTTGGATAATGGCCAACTCAGTATCATCAAAAGTCCAAATTGGTCAGATTCAATTTCTTCGACTACTTAAAGCTTAAAAGAAAGCGAGTAATCTTTTTTGAGTACGTTTTACATGCTTATTCTTTACTGATGCTCGTATTACATTTATATTTTAATGTATCGCTATGATAGGACGTGACGATTTTAAACATAAAAAAGCTGCTAGGTTTACTAGCAGCTTTTGTTTTTATGATAATCAACTATTGAATTGGGAAAACCCAAATATCATCGTCTAACAAATGACCTCCTTGTGCTTGAATTGCTTCCTCATAAGCATCTGGATTAGATTGTCTTTCCGTTATAGGATAGAGCAATCTTCTTGGTACTATTCCAGACGGATTATTTCCGTTTACACCATTAGGATCTGGAGTCAACGCTGGAAATCCTGTTCTTCTGAAATCATTCCATACTTGAATAGGAGCTTGACCATACATAGCTTTATATTTTTCAATTATAATAGTTTCAATACCATTATAAGTAATATTTGCAATGTATGCATCTATATCAGGAGTTGGTATTGAAAGATATTCCATATTTGTTCTAATGGCTTCTTTCATTATAGATTCTCCGTTTCCGTTTCTCTCTGTGGCCTCAGCTTCAATAAACTTTACTTCAGCATAACTAATCACAGGCGATGCACTATTTAATTTACTCCAAACCAAATTAGGATCATCATCACTAAAGTAAAGAAAATTACCCCCGTCATCTTCAACCATATACAATGGCTGTCTGGGGTCGTTCGTCATTAAATCAGCAAAAAAATCACCGATGATCATCGTATTTGGTCTTTGAAATCCAAATAGAGAAAGTGGGTGTCCTCCATTTTGTGAATTTTCAAAAAGG
It contains:
- a CDS encoding SusD/RagB family nutrient-binding outer membrane lipoprotein, translating into MKKYLITFIMVCLFTSCSDDEKYERLNQDPKNPTEASEEFLFTSATISLGDFMASPNVNINVFRFISQYLTATTYVDEPNYDLTNRNVPQSQWSEIYRDVLLDLDDAKDYINENSDLSQGEKDARLGQIEVLQVYAWQVLVDTFSDIPYTEALQAETITLPAYDDAGTIYVDLIQRLQNARTLLSSGQGFAGADVIFGGDMSKWNKFSNSLQLRLAMRISDSNSSLSKSAAEDAASNGVFTGNQDNAIIVYQSSPPNTNPLWEDLVQSGRSDYVAANTLVDIMNGLEDPRRMYYFDENLGAGVYEGGIYGSQNPYSSSTHVGESFLDPTHPGILMDFAEVSFHLATATSSDLNYAVFGDVLTHYENGVTASMNYAGIDDQVAIDDYLSRPDVSYDSANSNALIGTQFWIAMFDNPIEGWSVWRKYDEPTLNLPGSTGNPVPLRYTYPINEQNLNEVNYNEASQAIGGDSQQTRLFWDVN
- a CDS encoding SusC/RagA family TonB-linked outer membrane protein is translated as MKQNVNWIFLFLFALISHVGFAQSQEVTGTVVDNSGLPLPGVNVIEDGTSNGTQTNFDGNFSIEVGQEAVLVFSYLGMKEQRVAVGSQSSFQVTLQNDTGQLDEVVVTALGIKREKKSLGYATQELDGDEVSDVATQNFTNALSGKVAGLQVKSSGTMGGSTNVVIRGNASLTGSNQALFVVDGTPIINQNSNTGGQRSGQGGFDYGNAASDINPDDIKSINVLRGAAASALYGERAANGVIIIETKRGSKNKGLGVSIRSSVMFSNADESTLPKYQQKYGAGYGPYYQSEDGYFNLSDINGDGVLDETTPFTEDASFGAAFDPDRMIYQWNSIYPGLDTYQQASPWVAADKTPNDIWETGYTMINSVALDGGTDKSTYRVGFTNLDQEGSLPNSSIKRNNIKFSGSHDLSDKLKVASNVNFIKTDGKGRYGTGYDDLNVMQSFRQWNQSNVDLYKQRDAYFETGRNITWNPNGPDNLTPIYTDNPYFTRYENFQTDTRNRYFGNVNLNYEINDVFSVLGRFTFDTYSELQEERKNVGSVGVSRYSRFDNRVAEYNYDLILNFNKDLNDDLNLDGNIGFNLRRNEQTFIRASTNGGLNAAGFYALSNSKDPLQPPLEYEADQMVDGLFARGSLGYKDTYYLEATVRRDRSSTLPKADNTYFYPSISTSVLLSNIIEKDWLSFAKLRANYAQVGSATDPYDVFNTYVISTPFNGQGIASLNSTLNNLELKSETSKSFEVGLEASFLDNRLNLDFTYYRTRTEDQITPVPVSNATGYTRKLLNAGEIENKGLEVLLSATPLELDAFSWNVSVNWSRNRNKVISLTDGIDNLQLASLQGGISINAAPGEPYGTIRGTDYVYDASGSKTVNSSGYYETTSSNNEIIGNIQPDWNAGITNTFTYKNFRFSFLIDIQEGGDIFSLDTWYGMATGVYDRTAGINDLGNEMRAPLTSGADSGGIILPGVNADGSQNQTRVPFDTYANPYGYARDANKGHVYDASYIKLRELNLTYSFGDKVLEKLPFTGASLSIIGRNLWIIDKNMPYSDPEAGLSSGNIQGYQSGAYPAMQQYGMNLKFNF